Proteins encoded within one genomic window of ANME-2 cluster archaeon:
- a CDS encoding PIN domain-containing protein, whose translation MTNSAKEGLSPETFIYITGLTVYELFKGVSFIKEKQIQQEVEDFVECVDILQLDTDIEKKAGEIYADLRKKGLQISDADILIAATVLENDSILVTNNHKHFKRISNLKIENWIQ comes from the coding sequence GTGACAAATTCAGCGAAGGAAGGACTTTCTCCTGAAACCTTTATTTACATAACAGGTCTTACGGTGTATGAATTATTCAAAGGCGTTTCTTTTATTAAAGAGAAACAGATTCAACAAGAAGTAGAAGATTTTGTAGAATGTGTGGATATTCTTCAGCTTGATACTGATATAGAGAAAAAAGCTGGCGAAATTTATGCAGACCTCAGAAAAAAAGGTTTACAAATAAGTGATGCCGATATTCTCATTGCAGCTACCGTTTTAGAAAATGATAGTATATTGGTTACCAATAATCATAAGCATTTTAAAAGAATCAGTAACCTCAAAATTGAAAATTGGATTCAATAA
- a CDS encoding type II toxin-antitoxin system HicB family antitoxin, translating into MKDEIKYELVIYWSEEDDAYIAEVPELPGCMADGRTYEDAMKNTLIVIREWMETARELGREIPIPKGRLIYA; encoded by the coding sequence ATGAAAGATGAGATAAAATATGAACTGGTAATTTACTGGAGTGAAGAAGACGATGCATATATTGCAGAAGTACCGGAACTTCCGGGATGCATGGCAGACGGCAGGACTTATGAAGATGCAATGAAAAATACTCTAATCGTGATCAGGGAATGGATGGAAACCGCACGTGAGCTTGGAAGAGAGATACCGATACCAAAAGGCAGATTAATTTATGCATAA
- a CDS encoding acylphosphatase — protein sequence MQTRAEIIIHGRIQKAGYRDFIDEAAFNLDLTGQVKNLDDGTVQVICEGEKDTIQKLLGMVNISQYPIRVEKIDVRYSEPAGDFKIFEIIRDEDLTTATYERMDTAVRYMREMNTNLGQKIDGVSDKIDDMDKNISAKIDDMDKNISAKIDDMDKNISAKIDDMDKNIGDKIEGVGGKIDKLDTNLGNKIDSLGGKIDLNREEITHEIRIMRGELTSYFDERISKIEHELAEIKVKVSVLE from the coding sequence ATGCAAACACGGGCAGAAATCATAATTCACGGCAGGATTCAAAAAGCCGGCTACAGGGATTTTATTGATGAGGCAGCTTTTAACCTGGATCTTACTGGCCAGGTCAAAAATCTTGATGACGGTACAGTGCAGGTCATTTGTGAAGGTGAAAAGGATACCATACAAAAATTGCTGGGAATGGTCAATATAAGCCAGTACCCTATCAGGGTAGAAAAAATTGATGTACGATACAGTGAACCAGCAGGTGACTTCAAAATCTTTGAAATCATCAGGGACGAGGACCTCACCACAGCAACATATGAAAGAATGGACACGGCTGTCAGGTATATGAGGGAAATGAACACTAACCTTGGCCAGAAAATCGATGGGGTAAGTGATAAAATCGATGACATGGATAAAAATATCAGTGCTAAAATCGATGACATGGATAAAAATATCAGTGCTAAAATCGATGACATGGATAAAAATATCAGTGCTAAAATCGATGACATGGATAAAAATATCGGTGATAAGATAGAGGGAGTTGGGGGCAAAATTGACAAACTTGATACAAATCTTGGTAATAAGATTGACAGTCTGGGCGGAAAAATTGATTTGAACAGAGAAGAAATAACACACGAAATTCGCATAATGAGGGGCGAATTAACATCTTATTTTGATGAACGTATTTCAAAAATAGAACACGAGTTAGCTGAAATAAAGGTGAAAGTTTCAGTACTGGAATAA
- the hisH gene encoding imidazole glycerol phosphate synthase subunit HisH — protein sequence MTDIVIIDYGLGNLRSVTRGLEHAGAEVTISSDPAAMHRADAVVLPGVGAFQDAMLNLAPLTSDVLDVAATGKPMLGICLGMQMLLTRSEEGGMTDGLGMVPGNVVRFPSSVGKVPHMGWNSLNIKSDHPLFRNIPRDTYVYFVHSYFADCAPEYVLASCGYGIEFAAAVVNKAGNVMGTQFHPEKSGEQGLKMLENFVGMC from the coding sequence ATGACAGACATCGTTATCATCGACTACGGCCTGGGCAACCTGCGAAGCGTCACGCGCGGATTGGAACATGCAGGGGCCGAAGTCACCATATCCTCAGACCCGGCAGCCATGCACAGGGCCGACGCCGTGGTACTGCCTGGAGTCGGTGCATTCCAGGATGCCATGCTCAACCTGGCGCCCTTAACGTCCGATGTGCTTGATGTGGCAGCAACCGGGAAACCCATGCTCGGGATATGCCTCGGGATGCAGATGCTGCTCACCCGGTCAGAGGAGGGCGGCATGACCGATGGCCTGGGAATGGTGCCAGGAAACGTTGTCCGGTTCCCGTCATCGGTCGGAAAAGTACCCCACATGGGCTGGAACTCGCTGAATATCAAAAGCGACCACCCGTTGTTCAGGAACATACCCCGGGATACCTATGTCTATTTCGTGCATTCCTACTTTGCAGACTGTGCCCCCGAATATGTACTGGCGTCGTGCGGGTACGGTATAGAGTTCGCAGCCGCAGTTGTCAATAAAGCGGGCAACGTTATGGGCACCCAGTTCCATCCCGAGAAGAGCGGAGAGCAAGGCCTAAAAATGCTCGAGAATTTCGTGGGGATGTGCTGA